The following proteins are co-located in the Pseudomonas sp. ATCC 13867 genome:
- a CDS encoding helix-turn-helix transcriptional regulator — MPSRDMEALYDQLVGLSYECVLDEGAWLPLLSGLIDATGRQQGALLFWDQTRDDALASEINLCDPSAIDLYNRDYCNIDPSKGFMLHRPVGNWYHDLAEYGPERICRDPYYQEFQRPNGMQNISCLKINEQTSAGIYLSVLTSVGARDPTPAEQALLSRLSQHLVRAAQMFERVGDMRQELAKRDLLVDLHPTPLWLLDGDTRVLYANQAAQQRLRQHKPTFHEIFGRLQCRQHNARLQSLVRHAAPRQGKGQAGWLPLSDGSGLELLVTPVPAEAGFNQSFQRPLALLALLDPQRQGSLLGELFGLTPAERRLGDLLVRGLTPEQCAEHLGTSINTIRSQLRALFRKTQTSRQAELVSLLVRLGQR; from the coding sequence ATGCCGTCTCGGGACATGGAAGCGCTGTACGACCAACTGGTGGGGCTTTCCTATGAATGCGTACTCGACGAGGGCGCCTGGCTGCCCTTGCTCTCCGGCCTGATCGATGCCACCGGCCGCCAGCAGGGCGCCCTGCTGTTCTGGGACCAGACCCGGGACGACGCCCTGGCCAGCGAGATCAACCTGTGCGACCCCAGCGCCATCGATCTCTATAACCGCGACTACTGCAATATCGATCCGTCCAAGGGCTTCATGCTCCACCGCCCCGTGGGCAACTGGTACCACGACCTGGCGGAGTACGGCCCGGAGCGGATCTGCCGCGATCCCTATTACCAGGAGTTCCAGCGCCCCAACGGGATGCAGAACATCTCCTGCCTGAAGATCAACGAGCAGACCAGCGCCGGCATCTACCTGTCGGTGCTGACCAGCGTCGGCGCGCGCGACCCCACCCCCGCCGAACAGGCCCTGCTGAGCCGCCTGAGCCAGCATCTGGTCCGCGCGGCGCAGATGTTCGAACGGGTCGGCGACATGCGCCAGGAGCTGGCCAAGCGCGACCTGCTGGTCGACCTGCACCCCACGCCGCTCTGGCTGCTGGATGGCGATACCCGGGTGCTCTACGCCAACCAGGCCGCCCAGCAGCGGCTCAGGCAGCACAAGCCGACGTTTCATGAAATCTTCGGCCGCCTGCAATGCCGCCAGCACAACGCCCGCCTGCAATCGCTGGTGCGCCATGCCGCACCGCGCCAGGGCAAGGGACAGGCGGGCTGGCTGCCACTGAGCGACGGCAGCGGACTGGAGCTGCTGGTCACCCCCGTGCCGGCCGAGGCCGGCTTCAACCAGAGCTTCCAACGCCCGCTGGCCCTGCTCGCCCTGCTCGATCCGCAACGCCAGGGCAGCCTGCTCGGCGAACTCTTCGGCCTCACCCCGGCCGAGCGGCGCCTGGGCGACCTGCTGGTCCGCGGCCTGACGCCGGAACAGTGCGCCGAACACCTGGGTACCTCGATCAATACCATCCGCAGCCAACTGCGCGCACTGTTCCGCAAGACCCAGACCAGCCGCCAGGCCGAACTGGTCAGCCTGCTGGTGCGCCTGGGGCAACGCTGA
- a CDS encoding EAL domain-containing protein yields MAVVLLQALIGAGSLYILSGVRAYVGGESLWSKGQKDAIHYLQRYGQTRDTEDYRRYQAAIAIPLGDRTFRTALDQVPPDIERARRGALDGGNHPDDVGSLIWLYRYFHEYSFFDEAVKRWIVGDAYLDQLLQVADEMHARIQAGTVSPGDLSYWSSRIQGINDGVTPAAMAFSAALGKGSRMLMWMLLVVNCLVGLALIILAVWRTRKLVRQQRAFESALDTEKERAQTTLAAIGDGVVTLDSQECIAYFNPAAERLIGWDSAMAVGLPLRSLLRVFDESDQEEGLPLVGQILRGEVDGGSESSKLIQRLDGTSVAVTLVGTPIHADGRVVGVVLVMHDMTRERQYMASLSWQATHDALTGLTNRREFEFRLKQALERSAHMDDRHALMYLDLDQFKLVNDTCGHAAGDELLRQVCSVLQQCLRDGDTLARLGGDEFGILLENCPPEMAEQIGERIRLTVQGLHFIWEARPFNITVSIGVVHVSSLLVSVEEALRCADMACYMAKEKGRNRAQVFRPDDTELSTRVGEMAWVQRIRLALDEERFCLYAQPIFPVDPRAQEGAHVELLLRLNDECGRLVAPINFIPAAERYGLMPDIDRWVVESAFKTLAARAAEGDYEPIQTCAINLSGATVGDDTFLDFLRDLQPRYGIAPASICFEVTETSAIANLVNATRFIQELKALGYRFSLDDFCAGMSSFVYLKHLPVDYLKIDGSFIKDMLDDPIDRAMVQVINQIGHVMGKRTVAEFVESLEILEVLREIGVDYAQGYGLARPQPFNRSFLRETEMATVGSNTTSGR; encoded by the coding sequence ATGGCGGTGGTACTGCTGCAGGCGCTGATCGGCGCGGGCAGTCTGTACATTCTTTCCGGCGTACGGGCCTACGTGGGCGGCGAAAGTCTCTGGTCGAAGGGGCAGAAGGACGCCATCCATTACCTGCAGCGCTACGGCCAGACCCGCGATACGGAAGATTACCGCCGCTACCAGGCGGCCATCGCCATTCCGCTGGGCGACCGTACCTTCCGCACGGCCCTCGATCAGGTGCCGCCCGATATCGAGCGGGCGCGGCGTGGCGCGCTGGACGGTGGCAACCACCCGGACGACGTCGGAAGCCTGATCTGGCTGTACCGCTACTTCCACGAATACAGCTTCTTCGATGAGGCGGTGAAGCGCTGGATCGTCGGGGACGCCTACCTCGACCAGCTCCTGCAAGTGGCCGACGAAATGCATGCACGGATCCAGGCCGGCACCGTCAGCCCGGGCGACCTGAGCTACTGGAGCAGCCGTATCCAGGGCATCAACGACGGTGTGACGCCCGCCGCTATGGCCTTCTCCGCCGCCCTGGGCAAGGGCTCGCGGATGCTGATGTGGATGCTGCTGGTGGTCAATTGCCTGGTGGGGCTGGCCTTGATCATCCTGGCGGTCTGGCGGACCCGCAAGCTGGTGCGCCAGCAACGAGCCTTCGAAAGTGCCCTGGACACCGAGAAGGAGCGTGCGCAGACCACCCTGGCGGCGATCGGCGACGGCGTGGTCACCCTCGATTCCCAGGAGTGCATCGCCTATTTCAACCCCGCCGCCGAACGCCTGATCGGCTGGGACAGCGCGATGGCCGTCGGCCTGCCGCTGCGCTCGCTGCTGCGGGTGTTCGACGAGAGCGACCAGGAGGAGGGCTTGCCGCTGGTGGGGCAGATCCTGCGGGGCGAGGTGGATGGCGGCAGCGAGTCGAGCAAGCTGATCCAGCGGCTGGACGGCACCAGCGTGGCGGTGACCCTGGTGGGCACGCCGATCCATGCCGACGGTCGCGTGGTTGGCGTGGTGCTGGTGATGCATGACATGACCCGCGAACGCCAGTACATGGCCAGTCTGTCGTGGCAGGCGACCCACGACGCCCTGACCGGCCTGACCAACCGCCGCGAGTTCGAGTTTCGCCTCAAGCAGGCGTTGGAACGCTCCGCGCACATGGATGACCGCCATGCGCTGATGTACCTGGACCTGGACCAGTTCAAGCTGGTCAACGACACCTGCGGCCACGCCGCCGGCGACGAGCTGTTGCGCCAGGTCTGCTCGGTGCTGCAGCAGTGCCTGCGCGACGGCGACACCCTGGCGCGGCTGGGGGGCGACGAGTTCGGCATCCTGCTGGAGAACTGTCCGCCAGAAATGGCGGAGCAGATCGGCGAGCGTATCCGCCTGACCGTCCAGGGCCTGCACTTCATCTGGGAAGCCCGGCCGTTCAACATCACCGTCAGCATCGGCGTGGTGCACGTGTCGTCGCTGCTGGTGTCGGTGGAAGAGGCGCTGCGCTGCGCCGACATGGCCTGCTACATGGCCAAGGAAAAGGGCCGCAACCGGGCCCAGGTGTTCCGTCCCGACGATACCGAGCTGTCGACCCGCGTCGGCGAGATGGCGTGGGTCCAGCGCATCCGCCTGGCGCTGGACGAGGAGCGCTTCTGCCTCTACGCACAACCGATCTTCCCGGTCGATCCGCGCGCGCAGGAGGGCGCCCACGTCGAGCTGCTGCTGCGCCTGAACGACGAGTGCGGCCGGCTGGTGGCACCGATCAACTTCATCCCCGCCGCGGAGCGCTATGGCCTGATGCCGGACATCGACCGCTGGGTGGTCGAGAGCGCCTTCAAGACCCTGGCCGCCCGTGCGGCGGAGGGGGACTACGAGCCGATCCAGACCTGCGCGATCAACCTGTCCGGGGCAACCGTCGGCGATGACACCTTCCTCGACTTCCTGCGCGACCTGCAGCCGCGCTACGGCATTGCCCCGGCGAGCATCTGCTTCGAGGTCACCGAAACCAGCGCGATCGCCAACCTGGTCAACGCCACGCGCTTCATCCAGGAGCTCAAGGCCCTGGGCTACCGCTTCTCCCTCGATGACTTCTGCGCCGGCATGTCCTCCTTCGTCTACCTCAAGCACCTGCCGGTGGACTACCTGAAAATCGACGGCAGCTTCATCAAGGACATGCTCGACGACCCCATCGACCGGGCGATGGTCCAGGTGATCAACCAGATCGGCCACGTCATGGGCAAGCGCACGGTGGCCGAGTTCGTCGAGTCGCTGGAAATCCTCGAAGTGTTGCGGGAAATCGGCGTCGATTACGCTCAGGGGTATGGCCTGGCTCGGCCGCAACCTTTCAACCGGAGCTTCCTGCGCGAGACGGAAATGGCGACCGTTGGGTCGAACACAACCTCCGGACGGTGA